DNA sequence from the Arthrobacter sp. V1I9 genome:
CGCCGCCCGCACGCTCCCCGTTGAACGGCTCGCTGTCTACGACCCCGCCGTCTCCGTGAACCACAGCGTGAAGGCCGACTGGACCGCCGAGTACGAACGCGCCGCAGCTGCCGGGGATGATGACCGTGCCCTGGCAGTCCTCCAGCGCGGCCTCGAGGCAGGCGGCGCCTTCTCGTCCCGCATGCCGCTTTCCATGCTGACCCTTGCCAACAAACTCACGGCCGGCACGTCAGAGGGCAAGCAGCAGCGCGAGCTGATGAGGACCGGTGTCCGGGAAATCAAGGCGATCATCGCGGCGGACATGCCGGCGGAGCCGTTCCTGGAACTGCCGCTGGAAACCCTGATTGTGGTGGGCGAAAAGAGCCCGGCGTACTTCGGGGTGGCCTGCGGCCAGATCCACGATGTCCTCTCCGGCTCCAGTTACACCATCCTGCCCGGCTTCGGGCACGACGGCGTTATCAAGGCACCGGACCGGCTCATCAAGGAGCTCGCGGACTTCTACGCCGGCTGACATGTGACTGAGCCGGCCGAACCCACGCGTGATTCGACCGGCTCGGTGGCGGAGGCCAGCGCGGGCTTAGCTTAGTGCCCCGCGCCGTGGCCCGGGCCGGCACCTTCGGTCTTGCGCATCATCGCTGAAAGTACGACGGCGGCGAGGGCTATGACGGTCGCCGTCAGGAAGGCGGCGCTCATCCCCGCGACGAGGCCCGACGTCGCGGAAACCACCGCGAAGATGGACACCAGCAGGGCGGTGCCCGCGGCGCCGGCAACCTGCTGGGTGGTGCTCATGATCGCGGATCCATGCGAGTAGAGGTGCGGCGGAAGCGGGTTCAGGCCCGTGGTGAACGCTGGCGTGAAGAGCAGCGCCAGGCCGAAACTCAGCCCCACGTGCAGGGTGACGATCCATGCGATGGAGGTGCCGGCGTCGAGCAGTGAGAACTGCCACAGGGCCACCACCATCAGGATGGAACCGGTGACGGTGAGCGGCAGTGGCCCTACCTTGTCGAACAGCCGGCCGATGACCGGCCCCAGAAGGCCCATCGCCAGGCCGCCGGGGAGGAGCGCCAGGCCGGTCTCCAGTGAGCCCAAGCCGCGGACTTCCTGCAGGTAGAGGGGCAGCAGGATGACGCCGCCGAACAGCGCCATCATGGCCACCACCATCAGCAGGACCGAAACCGTGAACATGCGGAAGTTGAACGCGCGCAGGTCCAGCAGCGGGGCTTCGGCTTTCTGCAGCCGCAGCTGGCGAAGGACGAAAGCCGTGAGGCCGGCAACGCCAATAACCAGCGCGGTGATGGCAGTGGCGCCGGGGCCGGCCTGGCCGCCGTGGCCGCCGCCGATCTGGCTCAGGCCGTAGACCAGGCCGCCGAACGCCGGGACGGTGAGGACTACCGAGAGGGCGTCAAGCTTTGTCTTTTCCGCTTCGCCGATGTTGGTCAGGTACTTCGCGCCGATGGCCAGCGCTGCGAGTGCCACCGGGAGGACGAACACAAACATAAAGCGCCACGTGAAGTGCTCCAGGATCAGCCCGGAAACCGTGGGGCCCATGGCCGGCGCCACCGAGATGGCGATGCTGACGTTGCCCATCACGGCGCCGCGCTTGGCCAACGGGACCAGCGTCAGAATAGTGGTCATCAGCAAGGGCAGCATGATGGCAGTGCCGGCGGCCTGGACGATGCGGGCCAGCAACAGGATTTCGAACCCGGGAGCCACGGCAGCAAGTGCAGTACCGCCGGCAAAAAGCCCCATCGCCAGCATAAACACGGCACGGGTGGACAGGCTCTGCAGGATGAACCCAGTGGTGGGGATGACGATTGCCATGGTGAGCATAAATCCGGTGGAGAGCCACTGGACCGTGGGCGCGTCCACCTGGAGTTCCACCATGAGCCGCTGCAGGGCGACGTTCATGATGGTCTCATTGAGGATCACCACAAACGTCGCCACCAGCAGCGTGCTGATGACGGTGACCGATTCGCGGGACATCTTCTCCGGCGCGGCGGGCGTGGTTCCGGGAGCTTGCACGGACTGGCCGCTGGCGTTCGGAGAGACTTCGGTAGACATGCGTGTTCCCTCAGGGAGTTGTGGAAGTGAGTGGTGCGCGGTCAAGGCCGCTGCAGACTCCAACACTCTACCGCTTGGAGTAATTCCTCCGAGCGGGATTTTTCTTTAACCCTGAGGGAACAGTGGGGGTCGGGAGGGGCTGCCGAGGCTGCCTCCGCTGGACCGTCTAGGCCGTTTGGCCGGCGTGCTGACCCTCCGAAATTTCTTCAACCAGTTTGTTATTGAAGGCCGGGAGGTCATCCGGGTTGCGGCTGGTGACCAGCCCCTGGTCCACCACCACTTCCTCGTCGGTGGGGGGGGGGGGGGGGGGGGGGGGGGGGGGGGGGGGCGGGGGGGGGGGGGGGGGGGGGGGGGGGGGGGGGGGGGGGGGGGGGGGGGGGGGGGGGGGGGGGGGGGGGGGGGGGGGGGGGGGGGGGGGGGGGGGGGGGGGGGGGGGGGGGGGGGGGGGGGGGGGGGGGGGGGGGGGGGGGGGGGGGGGGGGGGGGGGGGGGGGGGGGGGGGGGGGGGGGGGGGGGGGGGGGGGGGGGGGGGGGGGGGGGGGGGGGGGGGGGGGGGGGGGGGGGGGGGGGGGGGGGGGGGGGGCCAGTTGGCGCCGGCATTCTGCAGGTCCGTCTGGAGCGTGTGGTAGGAGGTGAGGTTCCGCCCGCGCACCACTCCCGCTTCAATGAGCAGCCACGGTCCGTGGCAGATGGAGGCCACCGGCTTGTGTTGTTCGAAGAAGCTCCTGGTGAAGCTCTGGGCGTCCTTGTCCACGCGGAGGTGGTCTGCGTTGACAACGCCACCGGGGAGCACCAGTGCGTCGAAGTCCGAGGCGTTCGCCTCTGCGACCGTCAGGTCGACGTCGAACGTGTCGCCCTTCTCAGTTCCCTCGAATCCCTGCAGCTTGCCGCTTTTCAGGGCAACCAGGGTGGGCTGGCCGCCGGCGTCCTTGACTGCCTGCCACGGGCTGGTGAGCTCAATCTGCTCCACGCCGTCGGTCAAAAGGAATGCAACCTTCTTGCCTGCGATGCTGTGTTCTGACATTCTTCCTCCTCGCCTGAAGCGGGTTTCAGCGTCCGAATCAGGGCGTAAATTTTCCGCTTCGAGAGTTGTTTGCCTGACAGCTTCCAGCCTAGGAAGTCGGAAAGTAATAAGCAAGCTGAGTATTTTTTCTCAAGCTGGGCGTAGGGTGTGCGCGGCGCAGAATTACGACGGCGGAAGGGCGCCAGGTGCGTGGCGGGCGGTGGCAAGGCCGGCGTGGCGGGTGTGGCATAGGTGTGACGGCAGGCGGCAACTTCTTGTTCTCCCCCCACCACCGGCAAAGCCCGCAGGCACGGAGGATTGTCATTGCCTCGGTGGAGCATGTACCCATGGAGCAAGGCCGGTCAGGTGTGGACATTGGTGAGGAGGCGATCCTGCCTGCCGTGCCAGTTGCGCCGGAAAGCGCTCCCACTCAGAATGTCAGTGCCTCGATGGATGATGTTGGTATGGGAAACGGCGAGGGCGCAGTGGCAGTGATGGAGGGCATTCATGCCTCTGTTGCCGGCGTGGGGGCCCTGTTTCTCAAGGATGCCGCCCTGGCCACTACCGCTGCTGCCGGTGGCGGGGTTGACGCGCTCCAGCGCGCGTACGAGGTCCGTTTGGACCGGTTGGGGCTGCTGTCCAAGCTCGAAGCGCAGATAGCTGGGCTCAAGGCACGCGACGCAGCCGAAGCCTTCGAACTGCAACAAGCGATGACCCCACCGGACGCGCCCGCGCACGAACGAACCTACAACGAGATGTCAGCGATCGAGGAAACCGCCGGCGTCCTGACCATCAGCGGACCCGCAGCCGGAGCGTTCATCACCCAGTCCCGCCAACTCTGCTCCCTCCCGCTGGCCCTGGCGGCACTGTCCTCCGGAACCATCTCCTGGCAACACGCGAAAATCATCGCCGACGAAACAGAAGGCCTCACCCCCGCCGGCGCCAACGCCCTGGTAGCGCATTTCCTCGACCCGGACGCACCCCACCCGGCCCGCGGAGCCGCCGCCGGGAAACTGGTGCCCTCCCGGTTCCGGGCCAGAGTACGGTCCTGGCGCGAACGCCACCACCCCGAATCCATCGAAAAGCGGCACGCCAAAAGCGCGGCCGACCGCCGCGTCGAATACAGCCCCGACCGTAACGGCATGGCCTGGTTCTCCGCCTACCTGCCCGCCCACCAGGCATCCGCGATCTGGAACAAGATCACCGCCCTCGCCCGAGGCGCCCAAAGCCCGAACGAACCCCGAAACCTCACCCAACTCCGGCCCGACATCCTCACCAGCCTCCTCCTCAGCGCAGGAACCACACTCAGCCTCGACGAACACACCAGCCCGCACACCCCCGACGAGGGCCCCGCGGACGGTTCCGAGGACGGCTCCCAGGACGGCTCCGCGGACGCGATCGGACGAGCCGCCCTGGCAATCACCGACAGCAACGCCACGGCCACCGGCACCGGCACCGGCCCCATCGAGTACCAGGACGACCAATACGGGGACGACGAGTACTGGGACGCCGGATACGGGGGGACCGAAGACGCCACAGGCTCCGCCGGCAACAGCGGAGGCACCGACGCCACCACAGGCTCCGCCGACAACGGCGGCAACAGCGGGTACGCGGATGTCGCCAAAGTCCCGGTCCCGAACACAACGGTGCTCGTGACCGTCCCGGTGTTCGCACTCCTCGGACTCACCGACGAACCAGCCGTCCTCGACGGGCACGGCCCCATCCCCGCCTCCATGGCACGCAAACTCCTCACCGACGGTGCCACATCCTTCCACCGCGTCCTCGTGGACCCCCGCGACGGCGCACCACTGGAAATCGGACGCACAAAATACCGGCTCACCAAAGCCATGAAGCACGCACTGCGCCTGCGCGACGGAAAATGCACCTTCCCCGGCTGCAACAACCGCACCCCCGACAACGAAACCGACCACCTCCAACCCTGGCAGCACGGCGGAACCACCGGAATCAGCAACCTGGCACAACTCTGCCCAAAACATCACCGCCTCAAACACAACAGCCGCTGGACACCCACCCCAGCCACCCCAAACGAACCACCCGGCTGGACCTCACCCACCGGCCGCCCACTACCAAAGCGAACACCACAACTGGGAACCACCCCACTGGCCACCCGGCCTCCTGCCCGCCCCGGAACGCAGTTCCATTGAAGAGGTCTTCGTAGAGTACTTATCCGGCTGAGACGCTCTTTCGCGCAAAGAAGCTTTGGACGATCGCTTGGGACTTGATCCCGACTTGAATGACGTAGAACGTCAGCTTCTGCTGATCAAGGAGGTGATGAACGGGCGGCGCGCCGTTCGTTGACTAGCTCCGGTGGTGCTCGATCAGCCAGCCGGCCATCTGCTGAGCCCGCTTGGCCGCGAGCATGTCACCCTCGGTGGCAGAGATGATGGACCCCTTCATCAGGATGTGCCAGGACCGGGCGAACTCTTCCGGCCGCTGGAGCCCGGCTTCTTCAGCAAGGGCCTGCACATGTCCGCGAATCCTGGCGAGGTAATCGATGCTGGCCTGGCCCAGCGGATGGACCGGGCCCATCTCCAGCAGGACATTGATGAAGGAACAGGCTTCGAAATCCTCCCGCAGGAACCAGTCCCCGAAGACGTCAAAGATGGCCAGCAACTGCTCGGTGGGCGTTTCCCCTCGGCGGCGAGCTTCGGAGACGATGGCGTCAACTGTCCACTGCTTGTCCCGCTGTTCGAGGAAGGCAAGGACCAAGGAGTCCTTGGACGGGAAGTGTCGGTAGAAGGTCGCCTTGGCTACCCCGGACCGTTCAATCAGCTCGTTGACGCCAACATCACGCACGCCCCGCTGGGAGAAAAGTTCATAGGCAACGGCCATAATCCTGGAAACGGACTTCGCGGTGGCGCTCTCCGGGGCGGGAGCTTCGGCCACCATGGGTGAAGGAGCCGCCGCGGAAAGCGTGGCTGAAGGTTCGAGGTCTACCGCAGCCTGTGGGAATTCCGCTTCTGACTTCATGGCATTCCCAGTTTACCGCGGCTAGGTAAAGACAGACCGGTCTGCCCACTGTACTGTTGCTTCTATCGCAGTGTCTACGACGCCGCGGAGGTCGTTCAAGGGCCCCTTCGGACTGGTGCAAGGAGGCCCCAATGTCAGCAAAGCGGATGTTCCAAAGCGTGCTCTCGGACCCGGATTCATGGATGTCCAGCGATACGCCGCCCGAAATTCGTCAGCTCGCCCTCGAGTCGCTTCGGTGGCAGGCCCAGGAGATCATCGACGAAGTGCTCTGCAGGGAGGAACCGGCCGAGGAGCTGGTCAGGGCGAGGCTGCGCCGCTGCGTCGCCAGGAATCCGGGCAGGCCGGAGCGGGCGCTCCTCGAACAGCTGACATTCAACCGGGAACGGCCAGGCATCTAGGTTCAGGATTCCGGGCTTCGACGAGCAGCTACGAGCTCAGGGGCATATTGTCGATCAGCCGGACCGGACCCACCTTGGCAGCTATTATCGCCAGGGCTTCACCGCGGAACGGTGTCTCGCGGCAGTTCTCGGCCAGCGGATCCAGGGTGTCCGGGTCCACCACATCGAAGTAGTCCAACGCCACCAGCGGCTGGGACTCCACCATCGCCTGCGCCGACTCCAGATCCAGGGGTTCGCGGGATTTCGCCCGCTCCTCGAGCAAACGCAGCGAACGGGACAGCACCAGCGCGGCTTCCCGCTCTTCCTGATTTAGGAACCGGTTGCGGCTGGAGAGCGCGAGCCCGTCAACCGCCCGGACGGTGGGCACCGCGACTATCGCCACCGGGAAGTTGAGGTCGGCCACCATCCGCCGGACCAGCGCCAACTGCTGGGCGTCCTTCTGGCCGAAGTAGGCGCGGTAGGCAGGCAAGCCACCCTGGTCCCTGTCTGAAGCCGGCAGCCCCGCCCCCGGAATTCCGTAGTGCAGCAGCTTTGCCACTACCGTCAGGGCGCCGTCGAAGTGGCCGGGACGCGAAGCGCCCTCCCACTTTTCACCGAGCATCCCGGATGTGACCCGCACCAGCGGCTCCCCGCCCGGGTACACCTCGTCCACCGACGGGGCAAAGACAAGGTCCACGCCCTGTTCTTCCAGCAGGGCAGCATCAGCGTCCAGCGTCCGCGGGTAGCGTTCCAGGTCCGTAGCGTCGCCGAACTGCAGCGGGTTAACGAAGATGGTCGCCACCACAACGTCATTCTGTTCGACGGCGGTGCGGGCCAGGGCGGCATGCCCCTCGTGCAGCGCCCCCATGGTGGGGACGAGGCCCTGGGAAGTGCCGCCCTTCGACGCAAGGAGCCGTGCACTTTCAACGTGCAGGTCGGCAACAGTAGTAACGATTTTGATGGGCATTCTCAGTCTTCCTCCGGTTCCAGGGCCTCGCGCAGCTCGCCCAGCTGGTTCGGCTTCAGCAGCCCGCGGCCCTCGGCGCGCAGGGCTGTGGCGCGCGCCATCGCCAGGTAGGCCGCCAGCACATCGCCGTGACCGCCGCCGTCGAACTCCCGCAATGCCTCCGCGTGGGCCCGCACGGTTCCGGTGTCGCCACGGGCTACGGGTCCGGTAAGGGCGGATTCCCCGGAGGCCAGCGCGTTCTCGAGCGTGGCCCGCAACAGCGGACCCAGTATGCGTTCGGGTGCCTCCACTCCAACCTCACGGAGCAGCTGGGAGGCCTGAGCCACAAGGGTCACGAGGTGGTTGGAGCCATGCGCCAGGGCTGCGTGGTACAGCGTCCTGTCCGCCTCGGCAATGGCCACGGGCTCGGCCCCCATCTCCACCACCAGCGCCTGCGCGATCGGCAGCATGGCCGCATCCGCGGTGACACCAAAAGTGCAATCCAGCAGGCGGGTCAGGTCAAGGCTCATCCCGGTGAAGGTCATCGCCGGGTGCATGGCCAGCGGAACCGCGCCGGCGGCACGCACCGGGTGCAGCACCCCCACACCAAAGCGACCGGACGTGTGGGCCACCAGTTGGCCCGGCTGCCAGGCGCCCAATTTCGCGAGGCCGTCCACCAGGCCTGGCAGGGCGTCGTCGGGCACTGCCAGCAGCACCAGCTCCGAGCGCTCCACGATCTCCTGGACTTCCAGGATGGGCACGCCGCGGAGCAGTGTCTCGGCACGTTCACGGCTCGCTTCGGAAACGGCTGAGACTCCGACCACGGCGTGCTCGGCTGCGCGAAGTGCTGCGCCGAGCACGGCGCCCACCTTTCCGGCGCCGACGATTCCGACGCCGAGGCGTCCGGGTTTAGCCATGCTGCTGGCCTTCCTGCGTGGGGGCTGGGGCGGGGGCCGGGCTTTCGGCGGGCTCAACCAGCGGAGTGGGGGCCGGGGCGGGAGCCGGGCTTTCGGCGGGCTCAACCAGCGGGGTGGGGCTGGGGGCGGGGCTTTCGGCGGGCATCAGCTCCGGGGCGCCTGGTGCCACCTGGGCCAGCCACTGTTCGGTGGTCTGCCGCTTCCGTGCCAGCCGGGCGCGGGCGGATTGTGCGTCAAAAAGCGCCAGCGACTGCTCCACGCCTGCCTGCCGAAGGCGCGGCACAACGGGTCCGGCGGTGGTGTGCAGCACCAGGTCTGCCACCTCGAACCGGCGCGCCAGCGGACCCTGGTGCAACGCCATGGACTGGGTCCGCTGATGCGGCACCACCACGAGCTCGCGCCACCAGCGGCCGGAGCGGATCAGCAGGGCGGTGCCTGTGGCGGCGAATCCGTTCCGCCGCCATCCCAGCGGTGCTAGGAGGCGGGCCCTGCGCGGCGTGGTGACGAATCCGCCGTCGGAATCCAGTCCGTGGAGCCCGGCACCGAACACTGCCGCGGGTTGCTGCGTGCCGGGGTCCGGTAGCACCAGCGCAAGGATCGACATCACATCTTCGAGCCTGCCCACCGGCAGGAGCGTGGTCCGGCCCGAACCCTCGCCGGCCCCCTCAAGGGCGCCGTATCCGGCCACGTTCACCTGGATGCGGTACCAGCCCAGCGCCCGCCACATCGGCGGCTGCGCTACTTTCAGTGCCTGGATCCGGCCGGGCGGAAGTGTTTGCGCCTGGGTATCCAGCAATCCGTAGCGGAGCCGGATGCCATCGGGCGAAATGGCCGCAGTGAAGTTGTACCCCCTTGTTGAAAAGGCCCCAGTAACTGGCGGCCAGGCCGAGGGCGGCGGGGATCAGGTAGAAGTAGAACGCGGCGTTGCCGGTGGCGGCGGAAAGGACCACTGCGCTTACCGCGCCCGCCACCACAAAAATGCTCTGCTCGCTGAGCAGCAGGGAACCGACCAGGCGCGACGGCGGCACGGACAGTACCGGAAATTCCGGCGCCTCGGGCGCCGGCTCCTCAGGGCGGGACGGATCCAGGGCTACCCCGGCAGCCCGGGCAAGGATGGTGGCGCGGAGCTGCCGGGCGTCGTCCATCTTCAGGTAGGCCAGCCGGACGGCGGACTCCCCGGCGTCGGCCACCTCGAACTTGAGCTCGGCCAGGCCGAAGATGCGGGCCAGCATGGGCTGCACGATATCGATGGCCTGGACCCGGTCCAGCCGCGCCTGGCGCTGCTGCCGGAAGAGGAAGCCGGTGTTGACCCGGACGTAACCGCCTGAAACCTGGTACTTGGTGAAGTACCAGGTGAGAATGAAACCCAGCACCGCGATGAGCAGCACCACTCCGCCCCCGGCCAGCAGCAAGGGCGCCCGGCCCGCAAACTGGTCTTCAAGGATGGGCCGGCCTTGCAGCGCCCGCTCGAAGACGTCGCGGCCGAAGAAAAAACCGATGGCGGCCAGGGCCACCCAGCCACGGACGAAAGGCGACGCCGGGTGCACCCGCAGCCATTCGCCGTCGGCCTGGCCTCCGGTCCCGGCTGCGGCCGCAGCCTCGGCTTCACGCGAAGGGTTCTGCGCGGCATCTTCGGTAGCAGGGGCAGTGGCAGGGCCCCCCAGTTCCGGACGCGGCCCCTCCGCCGTCACAGTCCTGCCAGCCTGGCTTCGCCCCGGGCAGCCAGCTGCTCGCGCAGCCGCGCGCCCTCGGCTGCCGGCAGCCCGGGGATCTGGGCGTTGGTACCGGGTGAGGCCGTGTGCAGCTTCAGGGTACAGAGGCCCAGCCCGCGTTCCACGGGGCCAACTCCGATGTCCACATACTGCATCCGGCCGTAGGGAACGGCCATGGTGCGCTGGAAAAAGATGCCGGTCCTGATGAGCAGGTCGTCGTCCCGCTCGGCGTACCCGATGGCCCATACCTGGCGCGGAATCAGCACCAGCCGCCAGATGGCGAGCACCAGTGCCGCGGCCGGCACGGCGACGGCAAGCCACAGCGGCGGCCAGGCCCACACGTCCAGGAGGACAAACAGCAGGGGCAGGGACAGGACAAGCACGGTAATCAGGTTCCCCAGTGCCCACTGCACCAGCCGGACAGTGACGTACTTGGGTGACACCCGCTGCCAGGCGATTCCCGGCGGGTCAATCGCCTCGGTATGCATATTCGCCTTCCCCTGTGGCTTCGCCGCGTACCGCGCGGTTCGGTTTGCCGTCTGCGCCCTTTGTGTCGCCGTCCTCGGGCGGAATTTTACAGAACCGCTCCACCAGCAGGCCCACTACGATCATCAGCAGTCCGCCGCCGGCCATCGCCAGCGCCAACCAGGTGATGCCCTGGTTGCTGCGCAGGCTCCAGATCCGCAGCTGGTCAAGGAAGATCCCCACGTGCCAGCCGAGCAGGACCGTGCCCGCGTAGGCGCACGCCTGGGCCAGCACCAGTGTGCGGGCTGCAAGGAGCGGATCGAGGACCCGTTTCTTTTGGGTGCTGTTGGGTTTGTTGCTGTTGCGCCACCTCAGGACCCTGATGCCGAGGACCAGGGTGATAACAACTATGACGGCCATGGTGGCCAAGGCAGTGAGCGGAAGGACTGGAGTGCCCATGCCATAACGGCTGGTCACCACCGTGGCAGACCAGCCCGCGACCGCCAGGATGAAGCCGATCAGCAGGAGGCGCAGCGGGCTGAGTGGCTTCATCGCTCGTCCACCGTCCCGGCGGTGCGCAGGCCGTCAAAGTCCCCGAATCCGTCGAACGGGGCAAGGCCGCCAAAATCCTCCGCCCGCGCCGCCAGCGTGCTGATGCGCTCACCGTTCAGGGTAGCGGCCGGCTCAATCAGCGACCAGGGGTAGAGGACGAAGGCCCGGGAGGCCGCACGGGGATGGGGAAGGGTGAGGGCAGGATCATCACTCCGGAGCTCGCCATAGGTGATGATGTCGACGTCGAGCGTGCGCGGCCCCCAGCGCACCTCCCGCACGCGGTGGTGCTTGTTTTCCACGGCTTGGCAGTGTTCCAGCAGTTCGTGCGGGGTAAGGTTCGTTTCAGCTGTGATGACCATGTTCAGGAAGTCAGGCTGGCCGGCGGGCCCGCCCACAGGTTTGGTCTGCACTATCGGCGAAACGGCCAGGAGGCGGATTTCGGGCGGGTCAACGAGGTCCGCAACCGCCTCGGTCAGGGTCTCGTTGCGTTCGCCCAGGTTGCTGCCCAGGGCCAGCACAACTTTGGAATAACCGGAGTTCATGGCGTCTCCCCCTGGAACGTTTTGTCCCCGTTGTTCCGGGCGCGGTGGACGCTGACGGCCACGTCGCCGAAGGGCACCTCGATGGGTGCCTCGGGTTTGTGCACTGTGACGTCCACGGCCTGGAGCCGGAATTCGCTGAGCAGGCTGTCCGCGATCCGGACGGCCAGCGCCTCGATCAGGTTCAGCGGCTCCCCGGAAATCCATTCGGTAATACGCTGCGCCACCTCGCCATAGTGCGCGGTGTCCCGGACGTCATCGGATTCCGCCGCTTTGGCGAAGTCAAGATAAAGCACTGCGTCCACAACAAAAGGCTGGCCCTCGCGGCGTTCAAAATCAAAGACACCGTGATGGCCGACGGCGGTGACGCCGGTCAGCGTAATCCTGTCCATGGCTGGGCCTACTGGGTGGTTCTTGGGGCGGCCATGCGCGCGGCAACCTTGACGGCGTCGAGGCTGGAACCGACGTCGTGCACGCGTACGCCCCAGGCGCCGCGGGACGCGCAAATGGCAGTGATCGCAGCGGTGGCCGCGTCCCGCTCCTGGGGAGCGGCGGACTTTCCGGAAACCGTCAGCAGGGTGCCGAGGAACCGCTTGCGGGAGGCGCCGACGAGGATCCGGTGGCCCAGGCTTTCCAGCTGGTCCAGGTTCTGCAGGAGCTCCCAGTTCTGGGCATCATTCTTGGCGAACCCCAAACCGGGATCGATGATGATCTGTTCCTGGCTGACACCCGCGGCGTAAAGCTTGTCCCGCACTCCGGCCAGTTCGGCCACTACCTCGCCCGCAACGTCCTTGTACTCCGCCAGGGAGTTCATGGTCCGGGCGTCGCCGCGGCGGTGCGTGAGGATGTAGGGAGCTTTGGAGGACGCCACAAGTTCGGCCATTTCCGGTTCCATGGTGAGGCCGGAGACGTCGTTGATGATGGCGGCGCCGGCGCCCAGGGCTGCAGCAGCTGTGGAGGCGTGGATGGTGTCGATGCTGACCAGGGCGCCGGCTTTCACCAAAGCCTCAATCACGGGGATCACGCGCTGCTGCTCTTCTTCGGGGCTGACGTCCTCAGCACCGGGACGGGTGGATTCTCCGCCGACGTCGATGATGTCCGCGCCCGCGTAGAACATCCGCAAGCCTGCGGCGATGGCCGTGTCTGCCGTTGCGTGCTGGCCGCCGTCGCTGAAGGAGTCCGGGGTGACGTTGACGATGCCCATCACCAGGGTGCGGCCAGTGGGCAGGTCTTCGAACCGTGCCGCCGGGCGCGGTTTGCGCAGGACAGGCAGTGGAGAAGTTGCGGGGCCGGTTCCCGGCGCTGCAGCTAGTGAATCCATGGTCTGATCATTACCTTCCGAGGATGAGGCTCATGGCTTCGGCACGGGTGGCCGGGTCATGAAGCTGCCCGCGGACCGCACTGGTGACGGTCTTTGCTCCGGGCTTGCGGATACCGCGCATGGACATGCACATGTGTTCGCATTCAATGACGACGATCGCCCCACGGGGTTTGAGGTGGGTGACCATCGCTTCGACGATTTCCGTGGTGAGGCGCTCCTGCACCTGCGGGCGGCGGGCGTAGATATCCACGAGCCGGGCAAGCTTGCTCAGCCCGGTGACCTTGCCGTCATGGGAGGGGATGTATCCCACGTGGGCCACCCCGTGGAACGGCACCAGGTGGTGCTCGCAGGTGGAGTAAAAGGGAATGTCCTTGACCAGGACCAGTTCCTCATGGTCCAGGTCAAAGGTGGTGGACAGGACGTCGGCGGGGTCGTGGTGCAGCCCCGCAAACACCTCGGCGTAGGCTTTGGCTACCCGCTTTGGGGTGTCCACGAGTCCGCCGCGGTCCGGATCTTCTCCGATGGCC
Encoded proteins:
- a CDS encoding DUF3180 domain-containing protein codes for the protein MKPLSPLRLLLIGFILAVAGWSATVVTSRYGMGTPVLPLTALATMAVIVVITLVLGIRVLRWRNSNKPNSTQKKRVLDPLLAARTLVLAQACAYAGTVLLGWHVGIFLDQLRIWSLRSNQGITWLALAMAGGGLLMIVVGLLVERFCKIPPEDGDTKGADGKPNRAVRGEATGEGEYAYRGD
- the folK gene encoding 2-amino-4-hydroxy-6-hydroxymethyldihydropteridine diphosphokinase is translated as MNSGYSKVVLALGSNLGERNETLTEAVADLVDPPEIRLLAVSPIVQTKPVGGPAGQPDFLNMVITAETNLTPHELLEHCQAVENKHHRVREVRWGPRTLDVDIITYGELRSDDPALTLPHPRAASRAFVLYPWSLIEPAATLNGERISTLAARAEDFGGLAPFDGFGDFDGLRTAGTVDER
- a CDS encoding Rossmann-like and DUF2520 domain-containing protein, whose product is MAKPGRLGVGIVGAGKVGAVLGAALRAAEHAVVGVSAVSEASRERAETLLRGVPILEVQEIVERSELVLLAVPDDALPGLVDGLAKLGAWQPGQLVAHTSGRFGVGVLHPVRAAGAVPLAMHPAMTFTGMSLDLTRLLDCTFGVTADAAMLPIAQALVVEMGAEPVAIAEADRTLYHAALAHGSNHLVTLVAQASQLLREVGVEAPERILGPLLRATLENALASGESALTGPVARGDTGTVRAHAEALREFDGGGHGDVLAAYLAMARATALRAEGRGLLKPNQLGELREALEPEED
- a CDS encoding DHA2 family efflux MFS transporter permease subunit yields the protein MSTEVSPNASGQSVQAPGTTPAAPEKMSRESVTVISTLLVATFVVILNETIMNVALQRLMVELQVDAPTVQWLSTGFMLTMAIVIPTTGFILQSLSTRAVFMLAMGLFAGGTALAAVAPGFEILLLARIVQAAGTAIMLPLLMTTILTLVPLAKRGAVMGNVSIAISVAPAMGPTVSGLILEHFTWRFMFVFVLPVALAALAIGAKYLTNIGEAEKTKLDALSVVLTVPAFGGLVYGLSQIGGGHGGQAGPGATAITALVIGVAGLTAFVLRQLRLQKAEAPLLDLRAFNFRMFTVSVLLMVVAMMALFGGVILLPLYLQEVRGLGSLETGLALLPGGLAMGLLGPVIGRLFDKVGPLPLTVTGSILMVVALWQFSLLDAGTSIAWIVTLHVGLSFGLALLFTPAFTTGLNPLPPHLYSHGSAIMSTTQQVAGAAGTALLVSIFAVVSATSGLVAGMSAAFLTATVIALAAVVLSAMMRKTEGAGPGHGAGH
- a CDS encoding PH domain-containing protein; translated protein: MHTEAIDPPGIAWQRVSPKYVTVRLVQWALGNLITVLVLSLPLLFVLLDVWAWPPLWLAVAVPAAALVLAIWRLVLIPRQVWAIGYAERDDDLLIRTGIFFQRTMAVPYGRMQYVDIGVGPVERGLGLCTLKLHTASPGTNAQIPGLPAAEGARLREQLAARGEARLAGL
- a CDS encoding TetR/AcrR family transcriptional regulator, whose translation is MVAEAPAPESATAKSVSRIMAVAYELFSQRGVRDVGVNELIERSGVAKATFYRHFPSKDSLVLAFLEQRDKQWTVDAIVSEARRRGETPTEQLLAIFDVFGDWFLREDFEACSFINVLLEMGPVHPLGQASIDYLARIRGHVQALAEEAGLQRPEEFARSWHILMKGSIISATEGDMLAAKRAQQMAGWLIEHHRS
- the panC gene encoding pantoate--beta-alanine ligase; translated protein: MPIKIVTTVADLHVESARLLASKGGTSQGLVPTMGALHEGHAALARTAVEQNDVVVATIFVNPLQFGDATDLERYPRTLDADAALLEEQGVDLVFAPSVDEVYPGGEPLVRVTSGMLGEKWEGASRPGHFDGALTVVAKLLHYGIPGAGLPASDRDQGGLPAYRAYFGQKDAQQLALVRRMVADLNFPVAIVAVPTVRAVDGLALSSRNRFLNQEEREAALVLSRSLRLLEERAKSREPLDLESAQAMVESQPLVALDYFDVVDPDTLDPLAENCRETPFRGEALAIIAAKVGPVRLIDNMPLSS
- a CDS encoding alpha/beta fold hydrolase, which gives rise to MTRENIRTPDGGTLELFSTGADLASAGSGVVIVPPSLVTAADYTKFAQKLSAALGRPVHTFNRRGRGSSSPQPEDYTLDVDIRDLAAVMKHTASTDVFGHSFGGAVALHAARTLPVERLAVYDPAVSVNHSVKADWTAEYERAAAAGDDDRALAVLQRGLEAGGAFSSRMPLSMLTLANKLTAGTSEGKQQRELMRTGVREIKAIIAADMPAEPFLELPLETLIVVGEKSPAYFGVACGQIHDVLSGSSYTILPGFGHDGVIKAPDRLIKELADFYAG